The following proteins come from a genomic window of Palaemon carinicauda isolate YSFRI2023 chromosome 12, ASM3689809v2, whole genome shotgun sequence:
- the LOC137650791 gene encoding protein FAM200A-like, which yields MFSKKVKVADKAQESSYLVAEFVVKSMKPHTIAETLILPACSAIVKTMFGSEAEKKVRKIPVSDNTISRRIHDMSADIEETVCTSVKEGEMFALQVDESTDIGGMAQLLVFVRYIPDVKKVNQFFCCKELKETTTGNDIFSTLNEYLKSVGVTWQSCVGICTDGVLAMIGSIKGFVSLVKRENSSVITTHCFLHREALVAKTISNDLKSVLEKVVKMVNFIKKSIAEVSSVD from the coding sequence ATGTTTTCTAAGAAAGTCAAAGTTGCTGATAAAGCACAAGAGTCCAGTTACTTAGTTGCAGAGTTCGTTGTTAAAAGCATGAAACCTCATACAATAGCAGAGACTCTGATTCTACCTGCATGTAgtgccatagtaaaaacaatgtttGGAAGTGAAGCAGAAAAAAAAGTGAGGAAAATTCCCGTTTCGGATAATACCATTAGCAGACGGATTCATGATATGTCAGCAGACATAGAGGAAACTGTATGTACATCTGTGAAGGAAGGTGAAATGTTTGCACTTCAGGTAGATGAGTCCACAGACATTGGAGGTATGGCTCAATTACTGGTATTCGTTCGGTACATTCCTGATGTTAAAAAAGTGAACCAATTCTTTTGTTGTAAAGAACTTAAGGAAACTACAACAGGCAATGATATTTTCTCTACATTAAATGAGTACTTAAAATCAGTTGGTGTGACCTGGCAATCGTGTGTTGGGATTTGTACAGATGGGGTACTTGCCATGATTGGCTCAATTAAAGGATTTGTGTCATTAGTGAAGAGAGAAAACAGCAGTGTGATAACAACACATTGCTTTCTTCATCGTGAAGCGCTGGTTGCAAAGACAATTAGCAATGATTTAAAATCGGTACTGGAAAAAGTTGTAAAAATGGTGAACTTTATTAAAAAGTCGATTGCTGAAGTCTCGTCTGTTGACTAA